One genomic region from Streptomyces sp. NBC_00457 encodes:
- a CDS encoding helix-turn-helix transcriptional regulator: MRAARLIKMVLLLQSRPSMTAAELATELEVSERTVTRDAQALSEAGVPVYADRGRAGGYRLIGGYRTRLTGLHRGEAEALFLSGVPGALREMGLEDAASAARLKVSAALLPSLRDASRTAAQRFHLDAPNWFKEPETPELLPVVADAVWDDRRITARYRRDAVVVERELEPYGLVLKAGVWYLCARAAPHGSPRVYRIDRFQAVAAGAERFVRDEDFDLPRFWEERAEQFARSILRAEVVVRLSADGVRRLPHAVDPLAAREALEKADAPDSGGRVTVTLPVESEDVAHTQLTALGPEAEVLAPESLRARFAADAARLAALYGR, translated from the coding sequence ATGCGCGCTGCCCGTCTCATCAAAATGGTGCTGCTCCTCCAGTCCCGGCCCTCCATGACCGCCGCCGAGCTGGCAACGGAGTTGGAAGTGTCCGAGCGGACCGTCACGCGGGACGCGCAGGCGCTGTCCGAGGCGGGAGTACCGGTGTACGCGGACCGGGGGCGCGCCGGCGGGTACCGGCTGATCGGCGGGTACCGGACGCGGCTGACGGGGCTGCACCGCGGTGAGGCGGAGGCGCTGTTCCTGTCCGGCGTGCCGGGTGCGCTCAGGGAGATGGGGCTGGAGGACGCGGCATCGGCGGCCCGGCTGAAGGTGTCCGCGGCGTTGCTGCCCTCCCTGCGCGACGCCTCCCGCACGGCGGCGCAGCGGTTCCATCTGGACGCGCCGAACTGGTTCAAGGAGCCCGAGACACCCGAACTGCTGCCGGTCGTCGCGGACGCGGTGTGGGACGACCGGCGGATCACCGCCCGCTACCGCAGGGACGCGGTCGTGGTCGAGCGGGAGCTGGAGCCGTACGGGCTCGTACTGAAGGCCGGCGTCTGGTACCTGTGCGCACGAGCCGCCCCGCACGGCTCTCCCCGGGTCTACCGGATCGACCGGTTCCAGGCCGTCGCGGCGGGTGCCGAACGCTTCGTACGCGACGAGGACTTCGATCTGCCCCGCTTCTGGGAGGAGCGTGCCGAGCAGTTCGCGCGGTCCATCCTGCGCGCCGAGGTCGTCGTACGGCTCTCCGCGGACGGCGTGCGCCGGCTGCCGCACGCCGTCGATCCGCTCGCCGCGCGGGAGGCGCTGGAGAAGGCCGACGCACCGGACTCCGGCGGACGGGTGACGGTGACACTCCCCGTGGAGTCCGAGGACGTCGCCCACACCCAGCTGACGGCGCTCGGTCCGGAGGCCGAGGTGCTGGCTCCCGAGAGCCTGCGCGCACGGTTCGCGGCGGACGCGGCGCGGCTTGCGGCGCTGTACGGCCGATGA
- a CDS encoding DUF4240 domain-containing protein, which yields MDETEFWELVDASREAAEGDPEEQADVLVERLLQLDPESVVDFARHFEARYNRAYTWDLWGAAWVLLDGASDDAFDFFRCWLIGQGRELYEGAVHDPDSLADLLDDFDEELDGDGEELGYAADEAYEQLTGTVAPDLGIPPAPSEPEGRPIDFENERALAERYPKLWDRFRG from the coding sequence ATGGACGAGACGGAGTTCTGGGAGCTGGTCGACGCCAGCCGTGAGGCGGCCGAGGGCGACCCCGAGGAGCAGGCCGACGTGCTTGTGGAGCGGCTCCTCCAGCTCGACCCGGAGTCGGTCGTGGACTTCGCCCGTCACTTCGAGGCGCGCTACAACCGGGCGTACACCTGGGACCTGTGGGGCGCCGCCTGGGTGCTGCTCGACGGGGCGAGCGACGACGCGTTCGACTTCTTCCGGTGCTGGCTGATCGGCCAGGGCCGGGAGCTGTACGAGGGTGCCGTGCACGATCCCGACTCGCTCGCCGATCTGCTGGACGACTTCGACGAGGAGCTCGACGGCGACGGCGAGGAGCTGGGCTACGCGGCGGACGAGGCCTACGAGCAGCTCACCGGGACCGTCGCCCCGGACCTCGGCATCCCGCCCGCGCCCTCGGAGCCCGAGGGCAGGCCGATCGACTTCGAGAACGAGCGGGCGCTGGCCGAGCGGTACCCCAAGCTGTGGGACCGGTTCAGGGGCTGA